One genomic window of Xanthobacter dioxanivorans includes the following:
- a CDS encoding heme lyase CcmF/NrfE family subunit: protein MIAEIGQYALALAFALALAQVVIPAWGAQRGDAVLMGAAAPIALALFGFVAFAFGALVQLYVSSDFTVLNVAENSHSQMPLIYKITSTWGNHEGSMLLWVFVLAFFGALVAVFGANLPDRLKAYVLSVQGAVGAAFLSFILFTSNPFLRLVPPPAEGRDLNPILQDPGLAIHPPLLYLGYVGLSVSFAFAIAALIEGRIDAAWARWVRPWTLAAWIFLTLGIAMGSYWAYYELGWGGWWFWDPVENASLMPWLAATALLHSAVVMEKRDALKVWTILLAILAFSLSLVGTFLVRSGVLTSVHAFASDPTRGVFILAILTFFIAGGFTLFAFRASELKQGGLFAPVSREGALVFNNLFLTAATAAVLVGTLYPLALEALTGAKITVGPPYFNLAFGGLMLPLVFAMPFGPLLAWKRGDLLGVGQRLMLAAGLAVVAAVVTAAAASGGPVLAPLAVGLSAFIMLGALTDIAERAGIGRVNARVALARLAGVPRSTYGTAIAHFGVGVCLLGIVCETSWSLEKIASVKLGDTVSIGSRTLTLDRLENRTGPNFRARTAVFAIRDDGTPQGTIEASRRLFSARQMATTEAGIRTFGLSQLYVSMGEESPDGRISMRATYKPFVTLIWLGAVVMALGGGLSLADRRLRVGAPRPAARRPRAPVPAE from the coding sequence ATGATCGCCGAAATCGGCCAGTATGCCCTCGCCCTGGCCTTCGCCCTGGCCCTGGCGCAGGTGGTGATCCCGGCCTGGGGCGCCCAGCGCGGGGACGCCGTGCTCATGGGGGCTGCGGCTCCCATCGCGCTTGCCCTGTTCGGCTTCGTGGCCTTCGCCTTCGGCGCGCTGGTCCAGCTCTATGTGAGCTCGGACTTCACCGTGCTGAACGTGGCGGAGAACTCCCACTCCCAGATGCCGCTGATCTACAAGATCACCTCGACCTGGGGGAATCACGAAGGCTCCATGCTGCTGTGGGTGTTCGTGCTCGCGTTCTTCGGGGCGCTGGTGGCGGTGTTCGGCGCCAACCTTCCGGATCGCCTGAAGGCCTATGTGCTCTCGGTGCAGGGCGCGGTGGGAGCGGCCTTCCTCTCCTTCATCCTGTTCACCTCCAACCCCTTCCTGCGCCTCGTGCCGCCGCCGGCGGAAGGGCGCGACCTCAATCCCATCCTCCAGGATCCCGGCCTCGCCATCCACCCGCCGCTGCTCTATCTCGGCTATGTGGGGCTCTCCGTCTCCTTCGCCTTCGCCATCGCGGCGCTGATCGAGGGGCGGATCGACGCCGCCTGGGCGCGCTGGGTGCGCCCGTGGACGCTCGCCGCCTGGATCTTCCTGACCCTCGGCATCGCCATGGGCTCCTACTGGGCCTATTACGAGCTCGGCTGGGGCGGCTGGTGGTTCTGGGACCCGGTGGAGAACGCCTCCCTGATGCCCTGGCTCGCCGCCACGGCTCTGCTGCATTCCGCCGTGGTGATGGAGAAGCGCGACGCGCTGAAGGTGTGGACGATCCTGCTCGCCATCCTCGCCTTCTCGCTGTCGCTGGTGGGCACCTTCCTGGTGCGCTCGGGGGTGCTCACCTCGGTACATGCCTTCGCCTCCGATCCGACGCGGGGCGTGTTCATCCTCGCCATCCTCACCTTCTTCATCGCCGGAGGGTTCACGCTCTTCGCCTTCCGCGCCTCGGAGCTGAAGCAGGGGGGGCTGTTTGCGCCCGTCTCGCGGGAAGGCGCGCTGGTGTTCAACAACCTGTTCCTCACCGCCGCCACCGCCGCGGTGCTGGTGGGCACCCTCTATCCGCTGGCGCTGGAAGCGCTCACCGGGGCGAAGATCACGGTGGGCCCGCCCTATTTCAACCTCGCCTTCGGCGGTCTCATGCTGCCCCTCGTCTTCGCCATGCCGTTCGGGCCGCTCCTGGCCTGGAAGCGGGGCGACCTGCTCGGCGTCGGCCAGCGCCTGATGCTGGCGGCGGGCCTCGCCGTCGTCGCCGCCGTGGTGACCGCGGCCGCGGCCTCGGGCGGGCCGGTGCTGGCGCCGCTGGCGGTGGGGCTTTCCGCCTTCATCATGCTCGGCGCGCTCACCGACATCGCCGAGCGCGCCGGCATCGGCCGGGTCAACGCCCGCGTCGCGCTCGCCCGTCTCGCCGGCGTGCCGCGCTCCACATATGGCACGGCCATCGCCCATTTCGGCGTCGGCGTGTGCCTGCTCGGCATCGTCTGCGAAACCTCCTGGAGCCTGGAGAAGATCGCCTCGGTGAAGCTCGGCGACACGGTCTCCATCGGTTCGCGGACCCTGACCCTCGACCGGCTGGAAAACCGCACCGGCCCCAATTTCCGCGCTCGCACCGCCGTCTTCGCCATTCGCGACGACGGCACGCCCCAGGGCACCATCGAGGCCTCGCGCCGGCTGTTCTCCGCCCGGCAGATGGCGACCACGGAGGCGGGCATCCGCACTTTCGGCCTCAGCCAGCTTTATGTGAGCATGGGCGAGGAGAGCCCCGACGGCCGCATCTCCATGCGCGCCACCTACAAGCCGTTCGTGACGCTGATCTGGCTTGGTGCCGTGGTGATGGCCCTGGGCGGTGGACTGTCGCTGGCGGACCGCCGCCTGCGCGTCGGCGCCCCGCGCCCCGCCGCGCGCCGGCCCCGCGCGCCGGTGCCGGCGGAGTGA
- the ccmE gene encoding cytochrome c maturation protein CcmE gives MTRKGRRLVLIGSGLGVLALAAGLILSALNDTIVFFRSPTEVTQQQVAPGARLRLGGLVETGSVTKNGTLTTFSVTDGNATVKVAYSGILPDLFREGQGVVAEGALQPDGLFKADSVLAKHDERYMPREVADALKQQGHWKDGAPAPGAATPAQRQPGS, from the coding sequence ATGACGCGCAAAGGCCGGCGGCTGGTGCTGATCGGGTCCGGGCTGGGCGTGCTGGCGCTCGCGGCCGGGCTGATCCTGTCCGCCCTCAACGACACCATCGTTTTCTTCCGCTCGCCCACCGAGGTCACGCAGCAGCAGGTGGCGCCCGGCGCGCGGCTGCGGCTCGGCGGGCTGGTGGAGACCGGCAGCGTGACCAAGAACGGCACGCTCACCACCTTTTCGGTCACCGACGGCAACGCCACGGTGAAGGTGGCCTATTCCGGCATCCTGCCGGACCTGTTCCGCGAGGGGCAGGGCGTGGTGGCGGAGGGGGCGTTGCAGCCGGACGGCCTCTTCAAGGCCGACAGCGTGCTGGCGAAGCACGATGAGCGCTACATGCCGCGCGAGGTGGCCGATGCCCTCAAGCAGCAGGGCCACTGGAAGGACGGCGCGCCGGCTCCCGGCGCCGCCACCCCCGCCCAGCGCCAGCCGGGGAGCTGA
- the ccmI gene encoding c-type cytochrome biogenesis protein CcmI, giving the protein MISTALFAAFALMTALAALAVLWPLSRARAVKAAREADLAVYRDQLAEIGRDAKAGRLPPAEAEAARTEVARRMLAADAARETGAGEDPARSARRRRAAAVAALVFVPAFAASLYFALGSPAIPGAPLAERLTASPERSDLAIVVRKIEEHLARNPDDGQGYELLAPVYLSLGRPEDAARAYGETIRLRGPTALRYAARGEALVIAADGLVTAEAAKAFAEAIRLDPGEPGANYYLGLAAAQDGRDQDAARIWGELLARSPPDASYRADLQRALARIGRAPATPPPAAVQSPAAPGPGAADVAAAARMSQDDRNAMVRDMVARLADRLASEPHDIDGWLRLVRAYAVLGEKDKMADALRNARNAFKDDAAALGRLDEAEKALAAGGKG; this is encoded by the coding sequence ATGATCTCAACTGCCCTGTTCGCAGCTTTTGCGCTCATGACCGCGCTCGCGGCGCTCGCGGTGCTGTGGCCGCTGTCGCGTGCCCGCGCCGTGAAGGCGGCCCGCGAGGCCGATCTCGCCGTCTATCGCGACCAGCTGGCCGAGATCGGCCGTGACGCCAAGGCCGGCCGCCTGCCACCGGCGGAGGCCGAGGCGGCGCGTACCGAGGTGGCGCGGCGCATGCTCGCGGCCGATGCGGCGCGGGAGACGGGCGCGGGCGAAGATCCGGCGCGGTCCGCGCGCCGCCGCCGCGCCGCGGCTGTGGCCGCCCTGGTTTTCGTGCCCGCTTTTGCGGCAAGCCTCTATTTTGCCCTCGGCTCTCCGGCGATTCCCGGTGCCCCTTTGGCCGAACGCCTGACGGCGTCGCCCGAGCGCAGCGACCTCGCCATCGTGGTGCGGAAGATCGAGGAGCATCTGGCGCGCAATCCCGATGACGGGCAGGGGTACGAGCTGCTCGCCCCGGTCTATCTGAGCCTCGGCCGGCCGGAGGATGCCGCGCGGGCGTATGGCGAGACGATCCGGCTGCGCGGCCCCACGGCGCTCCGTTATGCGGCTCGTGGCGAGGCGCTGGTGATCGCCGCGGACGGCCTCGTCACGGCCGAGGCCGCGAAGGCGTTCGCGGAGGCGATCAGGCTCGACCCCGGCGAGCCGGGTGCGAACTATTATCTCGGCCTCGCCGCGGCGCAGGACGGGCGGGACCAGGACGCGGCGCGCATCTGGGGCGAGCTGCTCGCGCGCTCGCCGCCTGACGCGTCCTACCGGGCGGATCTCCAGAGGGCGCTTGCCCGCATCGGCCGCGCGCCCGCGACCCCGCCGCCCGCGGCGGTCCAGTCGCCGGCGGCGCCCGGTCCCGGCGCGGCGGACGTGGCGGCCGCCGCGCGGATGTCGCAGGATGATCGCAATGCCATGGTGCGCGACATGGTCGCGCGCCTCGCGGACCGTCTCGCCAGCGAGCCGCACGACATTGACGGCTGGCTTCGCCTCGTGCGCGCCTATGCTGTGCTGGGCGAGAAGGACAAGATGGCGGACGCCCTGAGGAACGCCCGCAACGCGTTCAAGGACGATGCGGCGGCCCTCGGCCGGCTCGACGAGGCCGAAAAGGCGCTCGCAGCGGGAGGAAAAGGATGA
- a CDS encoding YidB family protein, with protein sequence MGLFDQMMGGMLNNMLTQAGNSGALGTLLNTMLSGPMAQAVPGLLNSALAKTPFGSLDGVVAQLQQAGLADQVASWISSGPNLPVSAEQIAAALGESQIGTVATSLGLSVEALPDLLAQHLPTIIDRLSPNGVLETPGR encoded by the coding sequence ATGGGCCTTTTTGACCAGATGATGGGCGGCATGCTCAACAACATGCTCACCCAGGCGGGGAATTCCGGCGCCCTCGGCACCCTGCTGAACACCATGCTCAGCGGGCCGATGGCCCAGGCGGTGCCGGGCCTGCTCAATTCGGCGCTGGCCAAGACGCCGTTCGGCAGCCTCGACGGCGTCGTCGCCCAACTTCAGCAGGCGGGCCTCGCCGACCAGGTGGCGAGCTGGATCTCCAGCGGCCCCAACCTGCCGGTGAGCGCGGAGCAGATCGCCGCGGCGCTGGGCGAAAGCCAGATCGGCACGGTCGCCACGTCGCTCGGGCTTTCGGTGGAGGCGCTGCCCGACCTCCTCGCCCAGCACCTGCCCACCATCATCGACCGGCTTTCCCCCAACGGGGTG